The following proteins are encoded in a genomic region of Zea mays cultivar B73 chromosome 9, Zm-B73-REFERENCE-NAM-5.0, whole genome shotgun sequence:
- the LOC103644543 gene encoding uncharacterized protein, with translation MAPRYVPINSTLRLACCCAHFNSSKLEMSRRGKYAKQRKGPLTGTAFDPLPLPSGVPVPMCFCGDPCKVDKSEDHDTYRQRYWMCANFAFEPTVVQRRMNLMTPPPLCDFEQWIDTEISEKDKKWLENLQKWDAEDKERMKKRREELAAEQQREDEEKMRRVAECREDKEKKLERARRAKEAMEENPDAFRKGKWPHCTQ, from the exons atggcgccgaggtacgttccTATAAATAGTACCCTACGTCTGGCTTGTTGCTGTGCTCATTTCAATTCTTCTAAACTAGAGATGTCTAGGCGTGGTAAATATGCTAAACAAAG GAAGGGTCCTTTGACCGGAACTGCCTTCGACCCGCTGCCTTTGCCAAGTGGTGTTCCAGTGCCTATGTgtttttgtggtgatccttgtaaggTCGATAAGTCTGAAGATCATGACACCTATCGACAGAggtattggatgtgtgctaactttGCATTTGAGCCAACTGTTGTTCAACGTCGGATGAATTTAATG ACTCCTCCACCGCTATGTGATTTTGAGCAGTGGATTGACACCGAAATATCAGAGAAAGATAAGAAGTGGCTGGAGAATCTTCAAAAGTGGGATGCAGAGGACAAAGAGAGGATGAAAAAAAGACGAGAGGAGCTTGCTGCCGAGCAACAACGTGAAGACGAAGAGAAAATGAGGCGTGTTGCTGAATGCAGGGAAGATAAGGAGAAGAAGCTTGAGCGTGCACGTCGTGcaaaggaagcaatggaggagaaCCCTGATGCATTTCGCAAAGGCAAATGGCCCCATTGTACTCAGTAG